The genomic stretch ACAAGGAGGGCCCCATGCCGGTTCGCGTGGAGCGCAAGGAGTACGTCACCACCGTCGTCCTCTCCCGGCCGGAGGCCCGTAACGCGGTGGACGGGCCAGCGGCGGCCGAACTCGCCGCCGCCTTCCGTGAGTTCGAGGCTGATGACGCCGCCCGGGTGGCGGTGCTGTGGGGCGAGGGCGGCACGTTCTGCGCGGGGGCCGACCTGAAGGCGATCGGCACGGAACGCGGCAACCGGGTGGCCGGGGACGGCGACGCGCCGATGGGGCCGACGCGGCTGCGGCTGTCGAAGCCGGTGATCGCCGCCGTCGCCGGGCACGCGGTGGCGGGCGGCCTTGAACTGGCCCTGTGGTGCGATCTGCGGGTCGCGGAGGAGGACGCCGTGTTCGGGGTGTTCTGCCGCCGCTGGGGCGTGCCGCTGATCGACGGCGGCACGGTACGGCTGCCCCGGCTGATCGGCACCAGCCGCGCCATGGACATGATCCTCACCGGCCGGTCGGTCCCGGCCCGCGAAGCGTACGACATGGGGCTCGCCAACCGCGTGGTCCCGACGGGACACGCCCGCGCCGAGGCCGAGGCACTGGCGGCGGACCTCGCCCGCTTCCCACAGGCCTGCCTGCGCAGCGACCGCGCGTCGGTCCTCGACCAGCAGGGACTGGACGAGGAGACGGCCCTGCTCACTGAACTCCGCCACGGCATGGGCGTGTTGGCGCGGAGCACGGACGGCGCCGCCCGCTTCGCCTCGGGCGCCGGCCGGCACGGGTCCTTCACGGACCTGTGACCCGGTTCCTCACGACCAGGGGCTCGAACTCGAACCGGTCCGACTCAGCCTGACGGTCAGCGCCCAGGTGTCGTGAGGGGAGTCCTCGGGTGCCGTGAGGGGAGTCCTCGGGCCGCACCAGCATCGAGACGAGCGCCCGGTACCGCGGGTTCGCCACGGCCGTCCTCCACGGCGCCACAGCGGGCGCCCGTCTGCGGCATGTTCTTGCTCGATGCCTCTCCCCAGCCGGTCGTGCCGGCCTTCTCCGCTTCCACCAGGAGAAGCACGGTACGAACCGGTCGGGGTGTGTGCCGTCTACGGCCGGGGGTGGCCGCTGAGGAGTTCCACCGTGCGGAGCATGGCAGAGTGGTCGAGGCTGGCGTCTCCGCGGGAGACAGCGGAGGCGATCAGCTGTGCGGCCGCGGCGCCCAGGGGGATGACGGCTCCGACTTCCCGTGCGGCGCGTGTGGCGATGGCCATGTCCTTGTGATGCAGGGCCATGGCGAAGCTGGGGGTGTAGTCCCGCTGGAGGAAGTTGTTCCTTTTGCGGGTCAGGACGGTCGAGCCGGCAAGGCCGCCGTTCAGCACGTCGAGGGCTGCTTCCAGGTCGACGCCGGATTTCTCCAGGAACACGACGGCCTCGGCGCAGGCTTGGATATTGACAGCGACGATCAGCTGGTTGGCGGCTTTCACGGTCTGGCCTATGCCGTGGGTGCCGCAGTGAACGACGGTCCGGCCAAGGGCCTGGAAGACAGGACGGGCTTCCTCGAAGTCGGCCGCCTCGCCGCCGACCATGATCGACAAAATGCCCTCGATCGCTCCGACCTCGCCGCCTGCGACGGGGGCGTCCAGGGCGCGCAGTCCGTGCTCGGCAGCTGCCTCGGCGAGCTTGCCGGCAGCCTGGGGCGCGATGGTGGACATGTCGATCCACAACGCGCCGTGCCGGGCGTTGGCGAGGATGCCGTCGGAGGCGCAGGCGACCTGCTCGACCTGCGGCGAGTCCGGGAGCATCGTGATGATCACATCAGCCGGCTCGACGGCCTCCTTGACCGTGCTGGAGGCTGCGCCGCCTGCTTCCAGCAGCGGCGTGGCTTTGCCGGGGGTGCGGTTGTAGCCGCGGACGGTGTATCCGGCTCTGGCGAGGTTGACGGCCATGGGGGAGCCCATGGTGCCCAGGCCGATGAACGCGATCGTCGTCATGGTGAGGTCCCTTACCTAGGTGGGGAGGAGCAGTTGTTCGAGGTCGGCGGGCGGCGGCTGTCCGATGAACGGCTGGAGCGCGCTGCGGGAGCCGGTTTCACCGGCGAGGATTCCGCCGAGCAGCGCGCCGGTGTCGGGATGCAGGAGAGCCTTGGCGTAGCGGGTGTCCTCGGCGAACACCGCCGCCATGGCACCCTCGTGGCGGGTGGTGCCGAAGGTGGCGACGCTGACGCCGAGGAGTTTCAGCGTGGTGGAGGTGTCGATGTCCCCCAGCGGCTCGGTCTCCTGGCCGAGGAGCTGGCGGGCGATGCTGCCGGCCATGCGGTAACCGGGGGCGGCCAAGCCGTAGCTGCGCCCCTGCAGGGCGGCGCACTCGCCGACGGCCCATATGCGCTCCTCGCTGGTGCGGCAGTAGCCGTCGGTGAGGATGCCGCCCCGGTCTGCACGCTCCAGCCCGAGTGCGGGGGCGAGTTCGTCGCGGGGCCTTACCCCGGCGGCGAAAACGACCAACGGGGTTTCGACGACCGTGCCGTTGGCCAGGGTGGCGGACCGTATGGTTCGGTCGGTGTGCGGGGCGATGCCGGCGATGGCGGTGCCGCAGTGCACCGCGACGCCGAGTCCGGTGACGTGCTGGTGCAGCACCTCGGCTGCCCCGGCGTCGAGCTGTGCGGGCATCAGGTGGGGGCCGGTCTCCACGACGTGGGGGCGCATGCCCAGCAGCCTGAGAGCGTTGGCGGCTTCCAGGCCCAGGAGGCCCCCGCCGACCACGAGGCCGTCTCTGCCGGGCCGGGCGGCGGCACGAATGGCGTCCAGGTCGTCGAAGGTGCGGTACACGAAGCAGCCGGGAAGATCGTGGCCGGGCACAGGCGGCACGAACGGGCGTGAGCCGGTGGCCAGTACGAGCGCGTCGTACGCCAGTGTCTCGCCGTCGGCGGTCCGGATGGTCCTGTCGGCCGGGACGCCGCCTGTGGCGGAACAGCCCAGCCGCACATCAACGCGGGGATGGTTCAGGAAGTCCCTTCCCGCGAGGGTGAGGTGCGCCTTGCTCTTGCCGTCCAGATAGCCCGACAGCCCGACGCGGTCGTACGCCGGATCGTTCTCCTCCGCGAGGATGACGATGCGCCACTGTCCGTCTTCGTCGAGCGCCAGCACTTCCTCCGCCAGCCTGTGCCCGACCATGCCGTGCCCGACGATCACCAGGGTGCGGTTCACGCCGCGCTCCCCTCCTTCGGTTCGGCGGCCCAGATGCCACACAGTTCCTGAACGGTGGGGCCACAGCCGCCGCAGCCGGTGGCGGCCCGCGTCGCGGTCGCCAGTGCGGTCTGTGTGCGCGCTCCGGCCTGCCAGGCGGCGGCGAGGGTGCGGCGGGACACGTTGTTGCACAAGCAGATCACCGTGTCCTCCAGCTGCCCGGAACCGGTGTCGGTGGAGGCGGGGCGTGCCGGCAGGTCGAGCAGCAGCCCGAGCCGGTCCGCGGGCAGGTACTGGCCACGCCGGTGCAGCAGCCCGAGCGTGGCGATGGCCTGCGGGAGCCCCACGAGTACGGCGGCCACGATCTTGTCGTCGCGGACGGCGAGCCGGGCGTAGCGGTTTCGGCCGGGGTCGGTGAGAGTGATCTGCCGGACACCAGGGCCTTCGGCCGCATCGGGCTCGCCCAGGCAGGCGACGTCCACTACTGCGCTGCGCAGCCGTAGCGGCTCACCGGGCCCGGTGGTGTCGCGGGCGAGGAGGAGCACGTCGGTCGACAGGGCGCTGCCGTCCGCCAGGGACAGGCGGCCATCGCTGTATCGGAGGGGGCTCGCCGAGCCGAGCACGGTGATGCCCGCCTGTTCCAGGTGCGCGGTCAGCATGCCGCTCGCTGTGTCTCCCAGCAGATCGTGCAGGGGGTTCGGCTGTGTACAGACCAGGCTGGTACGGATGCCCCGTGCGGCGAGGGCGCTCGCCACCTCGACGGCCAGAGCGCCGCCTCCCCACACCAGGGCCCGGGTGGGCGTGAGGCCGGCGCAGTCTTCCGCGGTGCGGATGGGGATGACCCCTGCCTCGCACGCGAGAGCGCCGGGATCAAGGAGGGCGGTCACGATGCTGGTTCCCTTTCTGCTGGTTCGACTTCTGCCGGCTCGATACGGACGGCTGAGACCTTGAATTCCGGCATGCCGCTGCGCGGGTCGAGCTCCGGGTTGGTGAGGTTGTTGGCGCGGCCTTCCTTCACGTAGTGGAAGGGCACGAACACGGTGTCCAGCCGCATGGTGGGATCCAGGCGGACCGAGGCGATCATGCTGCCGCGCGCCGAGACGACGCGGGCCGGTGCGCCGTCGGTGAGGCCGTGGCGGGCAGCAGTGTCCGGGTGCACCTGCACGAACGCCTCGGGCGCGGCCTCGTTGAGTTCCCGTATGCGGCGGGTCTGCGCACCGGACTGGTACTGCGCCAGCACCCGTCCGGTCGTGGCATACAGCGGGAAGGCGTCACTGAGGTCTTCCGCCGGGTCACGGTGGTCCACCGGCAGGAACCGCGCGCGGCCGTCCGCGTGCGCGAACCGTTCGACGAACAGGCGCGGTGTGCCTGGGTGGTCCGTGCTGGGGCAGGGCCAGTGCAGGGCTTCCCCCGCGTCCAGACGCTCGTAGGTGATACCGGCGTAGTCGGCTCGGCCGCCCTTGGAGGCGGCCCGCAGCTCCTGGAAAACCTGCCTCGGATCGGTGGGGTAACGGTCGGCGGGTTGCCCGAAGCGCACCGCCAGCTCCTGCAGGACCTCCAGGTCGCTGCGTACTCCGGGCGG from Streptomyces roseochromogenus subsp. oscitans DS 12.976 encodes the following:
- a CDS encoding 2-hydroxy-3-oxopropionate reductase, which produces MTTIAFIGLGTMGSPMAVNLARAGYTVRGYNRTPGKATPLLEAGGAASSTVKEAVEPADVIITMLPDSPQVEQVACASDGILANARHGALWIDMSTIAPQAAGKLAEAAAEHGLRALDAPVAGGEVGAIEGILSIMVGGEAADFEEARPVFQALGRTVVHCGTHGIGQTVKAANQLIVAVNIQACAEAVVFLEKSGVDLEAALDVLNGGLAGSTVLTRKRNNFLQRDYTPSFAMALHHKDMAIATRAAREVGAVIPLGAAAAQLIASAVSRGDASLDHSAMLRTVELLSGHPRP
- a CDS encoding (2Fe-2S)-binding protein; this encodes MTALLDPGALACEAGVIPIRTAEDCAGLTPTRALVWGGGALAVEVASALAARGIRTSLVCTQPNPLHDLLGDTASGMLTAHLEQAGITVLGSASPLRYSDGRLSLADGSALSTDVLLLARDTTGPGEPLRLRSAVVDVACLGEPDAAEGPGVRQITLTDPGRNRYARLAVRDDKIVAAVLVGLPQAIATLGLLHRRGQYLPADRLGLLLDLPARPASTDTGSGQLEDTVICLCNNVSRRTLAAAWQAGARTQTALATATRAATGCGGCGPTVQELCGIWAAEPKEGSAA
- a CDS encoding crotonase/enoyl-CoA hydratase family protein produces the protein MPVRVERKEYVTTVVLSRPEARNAVDGPAAAELAAAFREFEADDAARVAVLWGEGGTFCAGADLKAIGTERGNRVAGDGDAPMGPTRLRLSKPVIAAVAGHAVAGGLELALWCDLRVAEEDAVFGVFCRRWGVPLIDGGTVRLPRLIGTSRAMDMILTGRSVPAREAYDMGLANRVVPTGHARAEAEALAADLARFPQACLRSDRASVLDQQGLDEETALLTELRHGMGVLARSTDGAARFASGAGRHGSFTDL
- a CDS encoding NAD(P)/FAD-dependent oxidoreductase, with protein sequence MNRTLVIVGHGMVGHRLAEEVLALDEDGQWRIVILAEENDPAYDRVGLSGYLDGKSKAHLTLAGRDFLNHPRVDVRLGCSATGGVPADRTIRTADGETLAYDALVLATGSRPFVPPVPGHDLPGCFVYRTFDDLDAIRAAARPGRDGLVVGGGLLGLEAANALRLLGMRPHVVETGPHLMPAQLDAGAAEVLHQHVTGLGVAVHCGTAIAGIAPHTDRTIRSATLANGTVVETPLVVFAAGVRPRDELAPALGLERADRGGILTDGYCRTSEERIWAVGECAALQGRSYGLAAPGYRMAGSIARQLLGQETEPLGDIDTSTTLKLLGVSVATFGTTRHEGAMAAVFAEDTRYAKALLHPDTGALLGGILAGETGSRSALQPFIGQPPPADLEQLLLPT